Part of the Neovison vison isolate M4711 chromosome 14, ASM_NN_V1, whole genome shotgun sequence genome is shown below.
AGAAAACATCTGATGAGTTCCTTCCCCGTGCCAGAAGCACCGAGAATACACAGAAGCAGAAGCTGATGTTACGGAGAGTCTGGCCAAGTCTTAAGCTGTACATCAACCGGACACGGAGGGGGACATCCCCTGCTGCACCCAGAACTGGCTGCCTGGGCCCACAGCTGGGAACAAGGGACAGGCACTAAGGAGCAGACAGCTGGTGGGGCCTAGCACCTCGCTCTGGGATTTCTAAAACGCAGAGACCATGTCCCGTAATATTCCAAACCATCCCTGTTCCCTGCCTCTGTGAGCAGAAGAGGAGACAGTGGCTGAGTGGGGAAAGCTGAGGGCTGTCCCCGCCCACCCACCCCAAAGCCGAGAGAGATTCACTTGCAGAGATCACACGCCCCGAAAGGAAGGGGAGACCAGCACCTTCTTCTCTACAGGCATCTGTTTAACCCGGGGTCTTACCCGTCTGCTTTTCAGCATTCTGACCGGATGAgaggaggaatggagagaagtggcaagcagagggaagggagagcacAGATCTTGTCCTTGGAGCCCTCACAAGAGTGAGTGTGGGGACGCAGAAGGTGGCACCCGCCCGCGGGCCTGACCACATCCCTGCCAGAGACCGAGCTCCCTACTGCCAGTCCTACCTCTCCCCATCATGAGGAGTCTCTGTGGCCACCAGAGTCCTCCCTCTCCATGTCCATGAAACAGGCTGCAGGAGCCCAGGGAATTGAGGGTTTCTGGAAGCAGCCCTCAGCCTCCACCTGCAGGGAGCTGATGAGTAAAAGCTCGGGCGCCATCACCCCTGTACTGAGTGTCCAGGCGGATCacgacccaggtgcccagagtggTAAACTGCCCTATAACACATCCTTTAGTACAGGTCTCACCCTCCCGCTTCCCCTCTGGTTCTTCTTGGCATCACCCTGAAATAACAATACTTGCActcaaatcttgatctcaggtgCTTCGAGGAGAGCGCAGCCTAGGTCAGAGACCACTTGCCCAGGGCCAATGTGCCCTCTGATTGGGACCCATCCTTGAGAGCACCTCCCCCAGGGAAGGAAGCCCAACAGCGAAGAACCATGAGGTACTCTCCTCTACTTCCAGGAACTTCCAAAGACTTGACATTCGCCCGCTACCAGGGCCCTGCCTACTCAGCTTCTTCAGTTGGGGAGGTTGGCCAGGAAAGCGTTAGCCAGGGAAGTGGCAACAAAGAAAGAACGAACCGCAACCATGGCAGCTAAGTAAGAAGACATTCACCCTTCCTTCGCCCAAACCACGCTCACTCCcactgcaaggctcctgagcagTGGCCACCGGCCAGAATATGGATGTGGAACCACACGGTAGAAGAAGAACCAACCTTCTTCCATCATGTGGGCAAGGGCAGGACTCAAGGAAGGACGGGCTCCTGAGAATCCTCCCTGGGACTTCCAGAACTCACAGAAGAGAGGACCTCTCCTCCCCCACGTATGTCCTGGTTGGTGGAAGGGAAGCCTGGGCCAACTTGCGGCCACTTTGCTCCTGTGCACAGGAAGGGTCTTCCTGAGAAGAAAGACGACGGAGGAAGGCCGAGTGGAGGAACACGGCAGCTGAGAAAGATTCCCAAGGCATAACCTGAACCCCCCCAGACCCAATGGCACTGGAAAGCCCACGTGACCACAAGCCTTCCTCTTTGGCCAAAGCTAGCTTGAGATGGGTTCTGTCCAGTTTAACCAAGATTCCtgatataaatagacattttgaGGGCCACACAAGGAAAGTAAATCTCTTTATCTCAAGgttatgcaatttttttttcaattcctcaaTCAAAAAAACAGCAATCCCACACTGACATTTGTCTTGGTTCCCAAATCAGACTGTCCtgtggacattttaaaaaatccagtcagggacgcctgggtggctcagttggttaagcaactgcctttggctcaggtcatgatcctggagtcctgggatcgagtcccacactgggctccctgctcagcagggagtctgcgtctcccgatgacctctctcctctcatgctctctctctctctctcaaataaataaataaaatcttaaaaaaaaaaaaaatccagtcagtTTGGTGCTGCTGAGGAAAGCCATGCGCACGCCCCTTGAACTCTGAAGGCTCTGTTCAACAACACGTTCCAAGCAAACACAGAATTCCTTCTAAGATAACTCCAAAGGGGGAAGGAAGCAAGGCACATATTCATATAGAAATGTGGCTATACTTATGAAAAATGCAGTGCTACCCCCCTTGACTTACATAGGCTAGATCAATTTACAAAGTCATTGGCCAGGGCTTTCTCCTCAATAGATGATGTACGGGTGCAGGCTTAGACTCAGGCTCAGGTTCCATTTCCCATTCCAACTGTGCAACCATGGGTTAAGtaccttaacctctctgagcctcagggtcCCCCATCTATGAAATGCAAGTGTCATTACCATTGACCTGGTGGGGTAATGTAAGTGTTGCACACCGCCTAGGTTCTAGGATGTTTGAGGACCCAGAACATATTTACTGCTAAATGTAAATCGTTCAGTCTTACTTGGCAAAGGCAATATACACAGACTTCGCTTCCTAAGCCACGGGGCCCCGAGTGCTAGgcatcaaaaactgaaaacacGTTCCTTCAGTCAGAGCAAATCTCAGGTGAAAGCAATTTTCAGAAACATAAATATCCAGCATTCCTGTGTGCAAATGTCACTTTTGACGtaacacattttcttcttctgcGTGCAAGTCAAACACTGCTCCTCAGTGGAAAATCTGGCTTTGTAATAAAGGACACTACACGCCGTGCAACGCAGAATTATCCTCTAAGAACTTTAAAGAGCATTCCAACCTGAGTCTTCTCCTTCCCAAATGGCCCCATCAAACATAATCCTGATGGCAGCCAACGTTGGCCACGCAGCTCATTCAACCACAAGGGCCAGCCAGTGGCAGAGCCACGCTTCTGAGCCACATGTCCGGCTAGGACGGCTAGCCCTTCCTACTTCCCTCTGGCCACTCAGCATCGCTCAGCATGAGGACGCCAGCCCAGCTGCACCAGAATCTCCCCGCACATTCGCTGAGGTGTGATTCATCCAGGACTCAGGACTTGGAATCAGTGAGGCCAAAGTCTGGGAGCCTCTGCCCCTTGTGAAAAGACGAGAACAGCCAGCATGACAGCAGAATCCCCACTCTGTCAGGCAGCCTTGTTTACAGCGCCCCCAAAGCTGGCATTGAACATCTAAGGGCTGGTCCTGTGCCTTCTAACCGTCTCTCCACCTGGCCCCTCATGCACCTGTACCTCACACCAGGTCTAGGACATCGCCTCCTGCCTCTAAGACTACAGCAAATCCCTCCTAACTggtgcctctgttttcttctctctttgcacTCCAACATGTTATTATAAGAACTGTCAGATCCAGAAAAGCTGAAAGATCTGTACAGTTCCCTCCTTTATACACATCACCTAGCTTCTGCAATGCAGCTATTAATAATtctacattaatattttaaagccatGTTATACTTGCCTTATGGTGCATCtaatgatctttttcttttttttttttaagattcatttttttatttgaggtgggggagaggcagagggagagagaaagtctcaagcaggctccccgctgagcacagagcccgatgtgggggctcaatctccctaccctgagatcatgacctgagccaaactcaagagttggcctcttaactgactgagtcacccaggcgaccctccaAAGATCTTTTTTGGAAGACATCTTAAAATAGGTTACAGACATTGGTAGACTTCCCCCTGAAGCCTTAGCAGGCATGTCAGTAGCCTGAGCtcaatgcatctttttttttttttttttttttgagctcaaTGCATCTTTACAGCATCCTGCCCCCCTGCAAATAACATTTATACCCAACAAGATGCACAAACCTTACATGTACCTGATGAGTTTGACAAATGCATAACCTGTGTACCAAAGGCTTGTCAAGATGCAGAACATCACTAATCGTCCAGAAAtgcccctcctgctcccttcCACTCAATCCCCTCCCCTACTGTCCCCTTCCCACAgccactgttctgatttttttcaccaCAGATTAGTTTtgctggttctcaaacttgataAAAATGCAGCCGTATGTATGTGTTCTCTTGGGCCTGGCTTCTGCTTAGCATGATGGTTGCTCAGAAACATGTTCTACTTGGCATAATGTTAGTGACATTCACCCATGTTATTGTGTGTATCCCAGTACTTTGTTCCTTCTTATTTCCGAATAATGCTCCATTAAAGGAATATACCTTGGCTTGTTATCCTTCATCCTGttgatgggacacctggctgCTTCCAGTTTGGGGACCTATGACAGGAGAAGGTACTGTGAATACCTCAGTGTGATTTTTTTGTGTCGACATAATGTGATCTCTTTTCGGCAAATACTTAGGCGTGGCAATGCTGGATCATGGAGGTAGATAAATGTTCAGTTTCAAAAGAACTACTATCACATTATACCCCTTTGCTGTCTGAGAGTTCCGGCTGCTCCACGTCCTCATcgacatttggtgttgtcagtcttTGTAGCTTTTAGATATTCCAGGAGGTGGGTGTGTAatgatatttcactgtggtttgaATCTGCAGTTCTCTGACTGGCTAACAATGCCAAGCACCTCTCCATGCGCTTAGAGACCATCTGTATGTATCTTCTTTTGTGCAGTGTCTGTTCAAAATTGTTGCCCATTTcaaaattgggatttttttttcttgagaaggagaaagagagtgcaagcaacagggaggggaaaagggaaagagagagaatcttaagcaggttccatgcctagcacagagcctgatgagcGGTTCGACCTCAAAACcctgagaatcatgacctgagcaaaaagcaagagtcagatgcttaacccactgagccacccaggcacgtttctttctttctttcttttttttaattcttgggtCATTgctgttctttatatatttgggatgtAAGTATGCTGTCCCCCAATGATTTCTCTCCAGGGTAGCCTGACAGGGTCACCTGTCCTTCTCAAAACCCCAGGGCTTGCCATCATACTTACGAATAAAACTAAAGTCTTCACCTATACCTTTAAGACTGATGTGAAGTGACCTTTTACACCAATTCAACTTCATCCCCTATCATGCTTTCCCCCTCACTCTACTCTAGTCACCAAGATGCCAAACCAACTCCTGCCTCAGTGCCTTTGCACTTCCCAAAGTCACTAtttggaatgttcttcctccagACATCCTCCAGGCTCATGCCCTCACTCCATCTAGCTCTCTACTTAAATTCATCTCCTCGCCCATTTAAAATAGcttcctcggggcgcctgggtggctcagtgggttaagccgctgccttcggctcaggtcatgatctcagggtcctgggatcgagtcccgcatcgggctctccgctcagcagggagcctgcttccctctctctctctgcctgcctctccgtctacttgtgatttctctctgtcaaataaataaataaaatctttaaaaaataaaaataaaataaataaaataaaatagcttcctCACCCTCACCCCCCAGCCGTCCCTCTCCAGCCCCTCATTCTACTTTGCTGACTCTCTTAGCAATGACAGTGAAACCCGGCATTATTTGTTAAATCGTTTATTCGCTACAAGTCTCCCTCCACCGGAATGTAAACTCCACGAGGGCAGGGACTTTTGGCTTGTGGGAGAGAACCAGCACAAGGCCGTGGTTATGGCACACCATTTTTTACGTCAAACAGTCTCAGTCCTACCACTTAGCAGCACAGACAAATTATTTCCCTCTCCCCAGTTcccacatttgtaaaatggacCCTTGTTAGGATAAACTACTTGGGCCATGTACATCATTTAGAGCGGCACAGACACCAACTTACGGCTCTATCACAAGTCCCAGACCCTAGAACACAAAAAGCACCTGACAAATACAGAATGCATAACTGAATAATTTATACTGGCACACTATTTTTATTGTCGATTTACTGGGTCAAAATCATTATCATTCTCCCTCAGTTCAAGGGACTTTCACTTCCAAAAAGTCCTTTCTCCTGAGAAGAGCTCACATCCGTGCAAATGCACGGTAAGGGACACAAAGTCATAGGTACTAGGTCTCTGCTCGGCACAGGCAAACCAGTACCCACAGGTTATGTTACTCTAGCCACAAACCAGAACAAGAACTCTGCTCCCTCCTAATGTTCTGGGAGGTTCTGCTATGTCTATGCGGCATCTACTCTCCCCACCGCCTTGCCCATCCTTCCCAAAGCCACAGGATCTCACGAGAAAATAAACTGCCTTCATCCTGGGTAGGTTTCTGGCTCAAAAAAGGATTGAAGAAATACGTATTCACCCATATTCATCACAGTATTATTTACAGTATTATTATATACTGTAGTATAGGGCATATTAACATCTAATAATAGCTATCCCGTTTGTTACATAATAATATGTCAAAATATATGTTGCAATATCTACTACAGTATCACAAAGTTCCTCACAAGAAGCAGAAGGTGGAAGTGTCCACtgagggatgaatgaatgagcaaacaaAACGCGGTATACATACAGAACGGGGCATTACGCAACCTTCAAAAGGAAGGTCGTTCGGACACATGCTGTGACACAGATGAACTCTGAGGACATTatgtcacagaaagacaaatgctgtatgactCCACGTATAGGAGGCACCTAGAGTCAGATTCATAGAAACACAAGGAATGGTGACTACCGGGCGCTGGCAGCAACAGGGGACGGGGAGCTATTGTTTAATAGGTATAAAGTTTCCATTCTGACCATGAAAAGAGTTCTGCAGACAGATGGCGGTGATTGTTGTATAATgctgtgaatatacttaataccactgaaatGTGCACTTAAAATTGGCTAAGCTGTTGCACTGTAatgttaactagctagaatttaagtaagaattttttaaaaatgggtaagctggtaaattttgttatgtgtgtTTTGTCataattactaatttttttttttttttttaaagaaagagtagagggatgcctgggtggctccgtcagttaagcatctacctttggccaaggtcatgatcccaaggtcgtgggatccagccccgcttagggctccctgcttagcaggaagcctgcttttccctctccctccgcccctcccctccactcatgctctgtcaaataaataaataaattctttaaaaaaaaaaaaaaagtaaagtctacAAAGATTTCACATTCAATGGCCACAGTGTTGTTCCGCTGCCGTCCACTTAGATGAGCAGAATTTCTCTCAGCGGTGAGAGTAACTTCACACCTGTTCGATCACCCCATATGCTTTCTATTTCTCTGCCCTCATTTTCATTATCTCCTAGCCAAACCTTATCAACGAGACCAAAAAACTGACAGAAGCTCCATTAGCCGCTACTGTCCTGAAGGCCAAGATCAAAAGATGCAATGTTCAAAGTCACGAAACAGCTGGGACGTTCTGCCGCGAGCCAGACTATGCCTACACGCCGGCCTCACCCGCCACCGCTCCCGTGGGTTCTCCAAGGCACTGACATGCAGAACTCAGCCCTAATAGCCACACTGATCCCACACCGGCGAGGCAGGCTGAAAACAAGAAACTGCCAAGCTCTGCTTTCCACCCCCAGACACGGCTGCATCTATCCCTCCCATTCAGTGCTCGCTCGGGGGAAGGCAGACCCTGGCCTGCCAGGAAAACCAGCATCAACATCCAGTGGCCTCCAGGGCACGGTGTGaggattttgttttctgtctccaaGGCAGGCCTCCTTTGCACAGTATGGATTTTGGTTCAGAACTAGTATCTCCTTTTCTACGTTTGGGATGAAAACACACTTACCTGGATGTCTGCTCCTAACACCCTCCGCCCCTGGCTCTCCCTGCTTCCCAGCGACTGTTTCTCCTGGAAAAAACGCTCCCCAGCCTTCGGGGACCAGCCCTGCCCTCATCTTGCCTGCATAGCAGACCCTGTTGCTGTCCTTGAACCTCCATTTCCCCTTCTTCCACTGTGGGCTTTCTCCCTCTGGCACTACGGACGCTTTGGGCTAGAACATTCTTCGTGGTAGGGGCTGTCCCGTGCACCGCAGGTGCTCAGCGGCATCCTGGACCTCCACCCACCAAACCCACAATGCTTCCCAGCACCGTCTACCATCCTGAGAGCAAGACTGGCCGTGGCTCAGAACCACCATTCTGCAGGACAGCAGCTGCAGGCAGGCCCGGGGCCACCCCCCTGAAAATCAGATTTCCCTGTCGGGTCCCAGCCAAAGTCTGACTGAGGTGGGAGTACCAATGACTGGCTCCCAGTCTGAAGGAGGAAGCGCCCTGCAGCACCATCCTGCGATCCACAGTCCGGCTCCCCACCCACAATCAGGGCGAGGCTAAGCCCACATCCTCCCTGGGCCATCACCCTTCCCgagactgcttccctcccccctcccctgcagggCATTGTCCTAGGTCCTGTTGTGGGTTCAATATACCCCCCAAAAGACATGTTATCATCCTCACTCCCATCAGTCCAGAATGTGACCTGACTTGGAAATACGGTGGTCGCAGATGTGATTATTTGAAATGCGAACATAATGGGGTAGGGTGGGCCCCTCATCCTATAGGACCGATGTCCTTGTGAGACAGAGACGCACACAAAGAAGGTCACGTGACGACAGAGGCGAGATTTGAGTGATGCACCTATAAGCCCAGGGACGCCAAGGATGGCCAGCAACCATCAGAAGCCAGAAAGTGGCAAAGAAAGATTCTCCCCTATAggtttcagagggagcatggccttgATCTTGGGAGATAATGAATTTCTATAGTTTTAAGCCTCTAATTTGTGACATTCTATCACAGCAGCCCTACAAACGAGTCCATACCCAAACCCTTATCTCGAGCTCTGCTTCCAGGGAACCCAAACCTCGGACAACTGGCCTTTCTACTCACAGGGTGTAATTTCCAGAGCCAGCCCACGAAGGGAGAGGGGAGTCCACTCTTCCCTCAGCCAGCTTCCATGAGCCTTTCTTAGAGCGAGAtgcaaggagggaaggagggagagtggcaggTAAGAGAAAGAAACTCACTTTGGGgaatccttccttccctccatccttcattcattcaacaaagattACTGAGCGCTACCtgccacatgccaggcactgttctaggcacaggACATGGAGAAGTGGACAGAAACGATAAAAATCTGTCCTCGTGGGGTTTGCATACTAGCAGGGGAGACATACCAGAGAATGTATGACGACGGGAAGGGGCCAGGGAGGGCCTTAGGTGGGGGCCACCAGGCCAGCTGAGCGAAGCGGCAGATGCCACCTCTGGTGTCAGCTACACCGTCCCAAAGTCCTGCTGGGGCATGGTATCAACTCGGGCAGACAGCTGTCCCTGAGGCTGTGTGAGCGCACCTGACCAGCAGCCAAAGGGCCATTCTGGCCCAACGACCCACTGTggcctttccctccttccctgtgttctcctcaccCCCTCACTCCTGCTTCCTGGGATCACCTCCTAAATAAACCACCTGCACCCAGGGCCTTGTCTTGGCCTCGGATTTCGGGAGAATCAAACTAGGGCAGATGGGCCAGGCCCCGCTGACTGAGACTCTAACACTTCACACTACAGCCAAGGCAAGGTGTGCGGGTGGTCCAGATCCTCTGGGTGTCCAGGGTGTCCACTTGAATGTGTACAATCGAGCTTGGCCACACAGAGTCGATGTGGTCCAGTGGGTCTCCCTCTTTCAAATTTCTTAATGGTTGGAAACCCAGTGAGAAGGCTACACAGAAAGCTCCACTATGTTCTGGTCATGTGATGGGAAGGAGGACATGGGATTACAGCAAACACTGGTAACACCTGGACCACCCCGTCCCCATCCCGATCGCTTCAGTGCATGTGGGCCCAAATGCGGCTGCCAGCTCtcgtacttttttcttttcttttctttttttttttttttgcatctgtggATATCAAAGTTCTCTTTATCCACCAGTGTAACAGGTCAGAAATGCCAGGGAAGAAGCGTCTCCATCCCCCACAGCCCTCATTCAATGGCTGATAGGAACTGGCGTATAAACACCCCAGCTCCCCCGTCCCCCAGGTGGAAAGACTCGTAGGCATGTGTCTAACACTGGCTTCTCCCTTCCCTAGCTCGTTTTGGCTCCATTCACCCACAGCGGTGGCCGGCCAGGTAATAACACACGTTATGTGACTGTCCCACTCCTTCCTGGTGTGTCCTCTGATGTCACCTCCCTGATAAattatttcccttgccttgggaCTTTCTCCTTCTTGGGGGATCCAAATGAAGAGAAGGATAAATCTATCTTtgaatggaaacacacacacacacacacacacagtagagcAACCCCTCTGGTCCCCACGTTTAAAGCCTGTCCTTGGGTGTGATGCTGGCTCATCAAATCCCTGACCAGGAGAGCTCAGCTCTGAAAAGCACCTTGGTATGTCAGACCTAATGTAATCCTGCCTGCGTTACACATGACTGTCACTCTCGGCGTGAATGGATGACACTGGCCTCCAACCGGCTGGGTCTTTTCCTTCCCtggggtgcccacctcctccttccGCCCCCACGGAGTGCACTGTCATCCTCCAGTCCACAGAATGCCCAAGCGAGGGACGCTCCCAGCCCACTGGGGACAGAGCCTGGTCCGTGGGTGGCTTCCCCAGCAGCCAACTGCCTGTCTGTGGGCTGGTCGGGGGAAAGAAGCCAATCTCACAATTTGCCTGAAACACATCCATTTATCATCCTGTTCTTCagccctcattttatttttcccaaatcaATTTCTGAAAGTCAAAATGACTGATGGCTTCATACCCTGGACCATCATTCTCCTTATTAAATAACCCGGCATCGACAACAAAAACCTCTCGGGGTGGTGATGGTTACGTGAATCTGTGCATGTGATAAAACTCCATGGAactacataaacacacacacacgcgcgcacacacagtGGTGCGTGTAAAACTCTGCAAAAATCCAATAAGGTCCGGAGCATCGTGGCCAGCGTCACTTTGCTGGCATTGCTGACACACTCTGGTTGTGTAAGATTTGTGACCAGGGCTGCTGGGTGACAAGAACATAAGAACTCCCCATGGCGTCTGCGACAGCTTGTAAGTCAAAACTTATTTCAAaattgaaagtttttttaaaatgcaaaggcGATTTAAAGAACGAAATAaaaatcagctttaaaaaaaatatatatatatatctcccagcAAATAAGACCGCCAACCTGCCCCTTACCTGAGAACTGGGGACCAGCGCCTTCCACCAGTGCCCGCCTTTCACCAGGTCAACCTCGCACAGGGGCACGGACACCTTCCCAATGACACAGTGGCGGGAGAACTTATCAAAATCCACCACGGTCAGCAGCAGGGTCCTCCTCTGCGCTTCTAGGAAGGGGATCTCGAAGGTGTAACGCTCCTCAAACACGGGTTTCTGGGTCTTGCGTTTGACCCCCGTCTGCTTCGAGTTCTTCTGGTCCGGCAGGAGACAGATCTTGACGTAGGGGTTTGAGTGCGCCGTGTCCTGGCGCGAGCCGTCGTGGCAGATGGGGGGCGGCAGGTCCCTGGCCTCGATCACCCTCACGGTCAGGCGGTTGTACGGCAGGTCGTACTGGGTGCTGAAATGCAACATGCCCAGCTGGTACTTGGACAAGATCTCCTCATCGGTCAGGAAGTCCACGTCGTCGCTGCTGGAGTCGAGGGAGTACAGCTGAGGCTCGAACTTTCTGAAATAGTCGTCCGGGGTATAGGTCCGTCTGAGCACCGAGGGCTGGATGGGCTCCTTTTTGGCGCTGAGCACCCCAAACTCGATAGGCTTAATATCAATGAGCGGGGAGCTGGGCCGTCTGGATTCAAGACCTAAACAGCCGCCAGAAAGAACAATGAACACCGCCACATGTGGGCCCGAACCACATGCGGCTTCATGAGACTGGCAACACTTCCTAGATCCTCACGCTGTTCACCCTGTTTCCTAAGGCTCTTCGCCACCTGCCCTCCATACCTCGAGATCCTCTTACCGATTCTGAGACGCAACACGGCGGCATGACCGTCCCCATCACAACCAGCCACTGTTCTCAACGCACTGACATATCAAGTCACCGATCTCTACAAGACAGAGATCCCTATCTCTAGGAGCAGCGATCCCTCCTCAataggtgaggaaacagaaactCAAAGTAACTCTCCAGAAGTGACGTAGGTAGTAAAGAGGCAGAACCAGGAGTCAAGCCCAGCTTGTCTGGCCCCTGAGTCTTGAGGCTAACCGTGACCCTATACTGCCTCCACTTCCAGAGAGTGGACTCTGCAGCCAGACTTCCTGGGACTTgggtttcccatctgtaaaatggactcaGTCATGGCACCTGCTTCAGAGGATGGTGATTCGTGGAGCCAACACATGGAAAGGGCACGGCACAGAACGTGCCCAGTAAGAGTTTACTAAACGACAAGTTACTGTACTTCTTCAAGGATCACATTTGGACTTTCCCATTCATGGGgcacctctccccttcccctcaacCAGCAGACTTCATGGCTCCCAAGTCCGTCATTCGAATCTTTGCTCACCCCTCGATTCTAGTAATGAGCTCatggaattaaaagaaagaaagaaagaggggcgcctgggtggctcagtgggttaagccgctgccttcggctcaggtcatgatctcagggtcctgggatcgagtcccgcatcgggctctctgctcagcagggagcctgcttcctcctctctctctctgcctgcttctctgcctacttgtgatttctctctgtcaaataaataaataaaatctttaaaaaaaaaaaaagaaagaaagaacaattatTTAACTGAGGGACAACTAACACACAAAAATGCAGTGCATATGAGCTCAGAGGGAAGTACGTACCCATGAAGCCATTGCCACACTCCGTGCTACAGACATACCCATCACCTCC
Proteins encoded:
- the SYT17 gene encoding synaptotagmin-17 isoform X4 is translated as MASRSSDKDGDSVHTGSEVPLTPRTNSPDRRCSSSDTSKSTYSLTRRISSLESRRPSSPLIDIKPIEFGVLSAKKEPIQPSVLRRTYTPDDYFRKFEPQLYSLDSSSDDVDFLTDEEILSKYQLGMLHFSTQYDLPYNRLTVRVIEARDLPPPICHDGSRQDTAHSNPYVKICLLPDQKNSKQTGVKRKTQKPVFEERYTFEIPFLEAQRRTLLLTVVDFDKFSRHCVIGKVSVPLCEVDLVKGGHWWKALVPSSQNEVELGELLLSLNYLPSAGRLNVDVIRAKQLLQTDVSQGSDPFVKIQLVHGLKLVKTKKTSFLRGTIDPFYNESFSFKVPQEELENASLVFTVFGHNMKSSNDFIGRIVIGQYSSGPSESNHWRRMLNTHRTAVEQWHSLRSRAECDRVSPASLEVT